The nucleotide window GCCGGGTCGGGGAAGCTCCAGTGCAGGCGCACGGGCGCGCCGGGGAAAATCGGGCACTCCTCCGCCGCGGAATCGCAGACGGTAATGACGTAGTCGAAGCGCTGGCCTGCGAACTCGTCTACGCTCTTCGAGCGAAACCCCTCGATCGATATGCCTTCGTCCGCCAGCACGCGCGCGGTGTACGGGTTGAGGCCCTTCGGCCGGGTGCCGGCGCTGTGTACTTCGAAGCGGTCGCCGCCGGCCTCGCGCAGGAGCGCCTCGCCGATCACGCTGCGGGCGGAATTGCCTGTGCAGAGAAAGAGCACGCGCAACGGTGGCATCAGTCGTCGCCTCTCACAAGCTCGTAAGCCAGGGCGCCCAGCCCGGCGCCAAGGGGCGGCGCGACGATGTACACCCAGACCGACGTCAGTTCGCCGGAGACCAGCGCAGGGCCAAGCGAGCGCGCGGTGTTCATCGAGGCGCCGGAGATTGGTCCGGCAAACAGCGCCTCCAATCCCACGGTACCACCGATGGCGATCGCTGCCGCCTGGCCCACGGCGCGGGCGTCGGTCGCGACGGAGATGATGACGAACATGAGGAAGAAAGTAAGCACTACTTCGAGCACGAAGGACTCGGCCTCGGGACCTGCGGGGACAGTCGAGCCAAGGTTGGCAATGTCGCCAAAGAGGGCGAAGAGGAGCAGGGCCGCAAGCACAGCGCCGGCGACCTGCGCCGCCCAGTAAGGCACAACGTCCTTCAGCGGGAAGCGGCGCGCGACGGCGAAGCCGAGGGTGACGCCGGGGTTGAAGTGGGCGCCGGAGATGTGGCCGACGGCGTAGATCATCACCATGATCACGAGGCCGAAGGTCGCGGCGATGCCTTCATGCGAAATGGCGCCGCCGCGTTCGGCGCTAATCACGATCGCGCCGCAGCCGGCGAAGACGAGGGCGAACGTCCCGAGGAGCTCCGCCGCCGTCCGGTGCAGCAAGGGCATCAGCGTCACTGTCGCGCGCTCTGTGGCCGCCTCTTGGGCGCTCACAGGGCTACGACCGCCTGCTTGAGCCAGAGCAAAGCGTCGCGCTTTACGCAGTAGGCCGCGCGGGCGCCCGGCGCGCACTGCTCGATCAGCCCCGCGTCCTTCAGCACGCGCAGGTGCTCGGAGACCGTCGACTGCGCCAGCGCCACTTCCTGCGTGAGGTCGCAGCACTGGCGCTCGCCGCTGTCGGAGAGCGTGCGCACGATCTCGAGCCGGGCCGGGTGCGAGAGCGCCTTTAACATCGCCGCAAGTCTATGGATATCGGGGTCCACGAGTGCCATATCATCGCCACTTTACGATGATTACGGAGCCTGTGCAAGAGGTCTGGAGGCCGACGTCCCGGGAAAAGTGCCGAGCCAAAGGACAGACCGGCACACGGTGTGCACCCCATCGAGGGCCGTGAGTGCTCTAGGCTCCATCGCCGTGCCGGCCGGCCAGTGCTTCTATCGGGCGCTCTGTGGAACCTCTGTGCTAACATCTCTGCCCGATGAACGGCGTCACTTCTGAGGAGCGGAAGTACTGGGTTGCGTTCTCCCGCATTTCGCGCATCGGCGCGGTCCGGGCGGGGATGCTGCAGGCGCACTTCAGCTCCATGGCGGAGGCCTGGAAGGCGAGCGCCGCCGAGCTGATGGCGGCGGGCCTGGACCGCGGCACGGTCACGAGCATCGTCAACGGCCGCGGCGCCATCGACCCGGACGCCGAGATGGAGCGGCTGCAGAAGTCGAACATTAAAGCCTACTGCTGGCTCGACGAAGAGTACCCGCCGCGGCTGAAGGAGATCGACGACAAGCCCCCGGTACTCTACGTACGGGGCACGCTCCTGCCGGACGACGAATGGGCTGTGGCGATGGTAGGGACGCGACGAGCAACGCCTTACGGCAGGCAGGCGGCCGAGCACTTTGCCACTGACCTCTCGCGCCACCGCATCACCATCGTCAGCGGCCTGGCGCGCGGCATCGACGCGGTCGCGCACCGCGCCGCGCTCGCGGGCGGCGGCCGCACGATCGCCGTGCTGGCCTGCGGCCTCGACATGGTTTATCCGCCGGAGCATGCTAAGCTGGCTCAGGAGATCATCCAGCACGGCTGCCTGGTCAGCGACTATCCGGTCGGCACGCAGCCGAGAAGTGAGTACTTCCCGCGCCGCAACCGGATACTCAGCGGCATAAGCCTCGGAGTCCTCGTGGTCGAAGGCGACGTCGATAGCGGCGCGCTGATTACGGCGCGCATGGCGCTGGACCAGAACCGCGAGGTGTTCGCTGTCCCGGGAAGCATCTACTCGCCGACCTACAGGGGCGCGAACAAGCTGATACAGGAAGGCGAGGCCAAGCTGGTTGCGAGTGCCGAAGACATACTGGAAGAATTGAACCTGACTATGGCCACCCACCAGATGGAGCTGCGCGAAGTACTGCCTACCGATCCCACGGAGGCCAGGCTACTAAAGGTCATCAGCAACCAGCCGATCCACATCGATGAGGTGCAGCGCGCGAGCGGGCTACCGATCGCCACGGTGTCCGGCGCCCTGGCCATGCTGGAGCTGAAGGGGATGGTGCGCCAGATCGGGCCGATGAGCTTCGTCCGGGCCCGGGACGCGGGCGCTGTCGCGTATTCTGTGTCGAAGTAAGGACCCCGCCAATGCCAGGAAAGAGCAGCGGCGCTGCCAACAAGGCAGCCGGCAAGAC belongs to Dehalococcoidia bacterium and includes:
- a CDS encoding arsenate reductase ArsC, producing MPPLRVLFLCTGNSARSVIGEALLREAGGDRFEVHSAGTRPKGLNPYTARVLADEGISIEGFRSKSVDEFAGQRFDYVITVCDSAAEECPIFPGAPVRLHWSFPDPAAVEGSEEDKLAAFRETVRGMRRRVQEFLASISSTSTTDSQREE
- a CDS encoding MIP family channel protein; translation: MSAQEAATERATVTLMPLLHRTAAELLGTFALVFAGCGAIVISAERGGAISHEGIAATFGLVIMVMIYAVGHISGAHFNPGVTLGFAVARRFPLKDVVPYWAAQVAGAVLAALLLFALFGDIANLGSTVPAGPEAESFVLEVVLTFFLMFVIISVATDARAVGQAAAIAIGGTVGLEALFAGPISGASMNTARSLGPALVSGELTSVWVYIVAPPLGAGLGALAYELVRGDD
- a CDS encoding metalloregulator ArsR/SmtB family transcription factor, whose amino-acid sequence is MLKALSHPARLEIVRTLSDSGERQCCDLTQEVALAQSTVSEHLRVLKDAGLIEQCAPGARAAYCVKRDALLWLKQAVVAL
- the dprA gene encoding DNA-processing protein DprA, which produces MNGVTSEERKYWVAFSRISRIGAVRAGMLQAHFSSMAEAWKASAAELMAAGLDRGTVTSIVNGRGAIDPDAEMERLQKSNIKAYCWLDEEYPPRLKEIDDKPPVLYVRGTLLPDDEWAVAMVGTRRATPYGRQAAEHFATDLSRHRITIVSGLARGIDAVAHRAALAGGGRTIAVLACGLDMVYPPEHAKLAQEIIQHGCLVSDYPVGTQPRSEYFPRRNRILSGISLGVLVVEGDVDSGALITARMALDQNREVFAVPGSIYSPTYRGANKLIQEGEAKLVASAEDILEELNLTMATHQMELREVLPTDPTEARLLKVISNQPIHIDEVQRASGLPIATVSGALAMLELKGMVRQIGPMSFVRARDAGAVAYSVSK